The proteins below come from a single Drosophila teissieri strain GT53w chromosome 3L, Prin_Dtei_1.1, whole genome shotgun sequence genomic window:
- the LOC122618177 gene encoding protein Smaug isoform X2 gives MKYATGTDNAMTSGISGQTNNSNSASNEMQPTTSTPTAVHKEATATTTATYANGNPNPNANPSQSQPSNALFCEQVTTVTNLFEKWNDCERTVVMYALLKRLRYPSLKFLQYSIDSNLTQNLGTSQTNLSSVVIDINANNPVYLQNLLNAYKTFQPCDLLDAMSSSSSDKDSMPCYGSDFQITTSAQCDERKLYARKEDILHEVLNMLPLLKPGNDEAKLIYLTLIPVAVKDTMQQIVPTELVQQIFSYLLIHPAITSEDRRSLNIWLRHLEDHIQAAAAGLTNRSYFLQPSPQLVAGGSSTGSGSCSSSATSSSTASCSSVASSSMCPASGSRSSRTNDWQTIAPPSKQLQNKLAGDWRGSGGGSSSGSINPLCDNLNGITLNELASSQNSLGLSLEGSSSLVNGVVAGAGSMLGIGGGDDHDTSFSKNGTEIIDFDPVTADMGEACSLASSSLCGRNGGNPLEDRTQPPPNLQQQLLQPPPYASILMGNVGDQFGEINRWSLDSKIAALKTRRSNSLTTQTISSCSSSSNSSVITVNDNCSNSTENLAQFANKPRSFSLSIEHQRGALINSGSDTRLDEFKPNYIKFHTRNVGMSGIGLWLKSLRLHKYIELFKNMTYEEMLLITEDFLQSVGVTKGASHKLALCIDKLKERANILNRVEQDLLTGQMELSTAVEELTNIVLTPMKPLESPGPPEENIGLRFLKVIDIVTNTLQQDPYAAQDDETLGVLMWILDRSIHNEAFMNHASQLKDLKFKLSKMKISMVPKMHHVKPAGVGPNNGNINKPRWNGKTRKCDPKNGSNDRINNRKNSNDMLNFSLNCLPHPLPHHSQQPPPPLPQFDYNGYGGGPSHQPQYKSSSYPSFMGNPQQQPPPPPPSKAHHHAQQMQQMLQQHNHFPALPQQTPPQSHRRSLNNLILVAGGPQQPQQLIFKPGQGVLTNNGSNDNLGLERNQQPQPQQRKLSGGVSSAEQQPKKTMAAVVMENLAKFDQHFTLF, from the exons ATGAAGTACGCAACTGGAACTGACAACGCGATGACCTCCGGCATCAGCGGCCAAACCAATAACTCTAACAGTGCATCCAACGAGATGCAGCCAACCACATCAACGCCTACTGCAGTCCACAAGGAGGCCACAGCCACGACAACGGCGACATACGCCAATGGCAATCCCAATCCTAACGCCAATCCCAGCCAGAGTCAGCCGTCCAATGCGCTGTTCTGCGAGCAGGTGACCACAGTGACAAATCTCTTCGAGAAGTGGAACGACTGCGAGCGAACCGTCGTGATGTACGCGCTGCTTAAGCGACTGCGCTACCCGAGCCTCAAGTTTCTACAGTATTCCATCGACAGCAACCTGACCCAGAACCTGGGCACATCGCAGACCAATCTGAGCAGCGTTGTCATTGACATCAATGCCAACAATCCGGTGTACCTGCAGAATCTACTCAACGCCTACAAGACGTTCCAGCCATGTGACCTGCTCGACGCCatgtcctcctcgtcgtccgaCAAGGACTCAATGCCATGCTACGGCAGTGATTTCCAGATCACCACGTCGGCGCAGTGTGACGAGCGTAAGCTGTATGCCCGCAAGGAGGATATTTTGCATGAAGTACTCAACATGCTGCCACTGTTGAAGCCGGGAAATGACGAGGCCAAGCTTATCTACCTGACCCTCATCCCAGTGGCCGTCAAGGACACCATGCAGCAAATTGTGCCCACGGAGCTGGTGCAGCAAATCTTCTCGTACCTACTCATCCATCCGGCGATCACCAGCGAGGACAGACGATCGCTCAACATTTGGCTGCGTCACCTGGAGGACCATATCCAAGCGGCTGCTGCGGGCCTGACAAATCGCAGTTACTTCCTGCAGCCCTCGCCGCAGCTGGTCGCTGGTGGCAGTTCAACAGGCAGTGGCAGCTGTTCCTCTTCGGCGACCAGCTCTTCGACGGCCTCGTGTTCGTCGGTGGCCTCATCCTCGATGTGCCCCGCAAGCGGCAGCCGTTCCTCACGCACCAACGACTGGCAAACAATCGCCCCGCCCAGCAAGcaattgcaaaacaaattggCCGGTGATTGGCGTGGCAGCGGAGGCGGCAGCTCCAGCGGGTCGATTAATCCACTCTGTGATAATCTTAATGGTATTACCCTGAACGAATTAGCTTCTAGTCAGAATAGCCTCGGCCTGTCGCTGGAGGGCAGCTCTTCCCTGGTCAACGGTGTGGTCGCCGGAGCAGGCTCAATGCTGGGAATCGGTGGTGGCGACGATCATGACACGTCATTTAGCAAGAATGGCACGGAGATTATCGATTTTGACCCTGTCACAGCGGACATGGGCGAGGCCTGTAGTCTGGCCAGCAGTAGTCTTTGTGGACGAAACGGAGGAAATCCTTTAGAGGACCGAACACAACCTCCGCCGAATCTTCAGCAGCAGTTGCTTCAGCCTCCTCCCTACGCCTCGATCCTTATGGGAAACGTGGGTGATCAGTTCGGAGAGATCAACCGGTGGAGCCTTGACAGCAAGATTGCAGCACTGAAGACGCGTCGCTCTAACAGCCTCACCACACAAACGATCTCTAGCTGTTCCAGCTCGTCTAACTCATCGGTGATCACGGTCAATGACAACTGCTCCAATTCAACGGAGAACCTGGCACAGTTTGCCAACAAGCCCCGTAGTTTTTCCTTATCGATTGAGCACCAGCGCGGAGCCTTGATTAACAGCGGTTCCGATACTCGGCTGGATGAATTCAAGCCCAATTATATTAAGTTCCACACGCGCAACGTGGGCATGTCGGGTATTGGACTTTGGCTAAAATCCTTGCGTCTGCACAAGTACATCGAGCTGTTCAAGAACATGACCTACGAGGAGATGCTCTTGATCACCGAGGACTTTTTGCAGAGTGTAGGCGTCACCAAAGGCGCATCCCACAAGCTTGCCCTCTGCATCGACAAGTTGAAGGAGCGGGCCAATATTCTTAACAGGGTAGAACAAGATCTGCTTACGGGACAAATGGAGCTGAGCACGGCTGTCGAGGAGCTAACAAACATTGTGCTGACACCAATGAAGCCTCTGGAGTCTCCGGGACCCCCGGAAGAAAACATTGGATTGCGTTTCCTCAAGGTCATTGACATTGTGACCAATACGTTGCAGCAGGATCCGTATGCTGCCCAGGACGACGAGACATTGGGAGTGCTTATGTGGATTCTGGACCGCTCTATCCACAACGAGGCATTCATGAACCATGCCAGTCAACTCAAGGACCTGAAGTTTAAGTTGTCCAAGATGAAGATTTCCATGGTTCCCAAAATGCATCACGTTAAGCCAGCCGGTGTCGGGCCAAATAATGGGAACATTAACAAGCCAAG ATGGAATGGTAAGACTCGCAAATGCGATCCCAAAAATGGCAGCAACGATAGGATTAACAACCGCAAAAACTCCAACGACATGCTGAACTTCTCGCTAAATTGCCTGCCACACCCGCTGCCCCATCATTCGCAGCAGCCTCCGCCGCCTCTGCCACAGTTTGACTACAACGGCTATGGCGGGGGCCCATCCCATCAGCCGCAGTACAAGAGCTCCTCGTACCCAAGCTTCATGGGTAAtccccagcagcagccaccaccaccgccgcccagTAAGGCGCACCATCACGCCCAGCAAATGCAACAGATGCTGCAGCAACACAACCACTTTCCAGCGCTGCCTCAGCAGACGCCACCACAATCGCATCGCCGGTCGCTAAATAATCTTATTCTGGTGGCCGGAGGTCcgcagcaaccgcagcagtTGATCTTCAAGCCCGGTCAGGGTGTACTCACCAATAACGGATCAAACGACAACCTGGGATTGGAACGTaaccagcagccgcagccgcagcagagAAAGCTTAGCGGAGGAGTTTCCAGTGCAGAGCAACAACCAAAGAAGACAATGGCCGCTGTTGTGATG gaaaatttggccaaatttgaTCAACATTTTACGCTATTCTAA
- the LOC122618177 gene encoding protein Smaug isoform X1, which yields MKYATGTDNAMTSGISGQTNNSNSASNEMQPTTSTPTAVHKEATATTTATYANGNPNPNANPSQSQPSNALFCEQVTTVTNLFEKWNDCERTVVMYALLKRLRYPSLKFLQYSIDSNLTQNLGTSQTNLSSVVIDINANNPVYLQNLLNAYKTFQPCDLLDAMSSSSSDKDSMPCYGSDFQITTSAQCDERKLYARKEDILHEVLNMLPLLKPGNDEAKLIYLTLIPVAVKDTMQQIVPTELVQQIFSYLLIHPAITSEDRRSLNIWLRHLEDHIQAAAAGLTNRSYFLQPSPQLVAGGSSTGSGSCSSSATSSSTASCSSVASSSMCPASGSRSSRTNDWQTIAPPSKQLQNKLAGDWRGSGGGSSSGSINPLCDNLNGITLNELASSQNSLGLSLEGSSSLVNGVVAGAGSMLGIGGGDDHDTSFSKNGTEIIDFDPVTADMGEACSLASSSLCGRNGGNPLEDRTQPPPNLQQQLLQPPPYASILMGNVGDQFGEINRWSLDSKIAALKTRRSNSLTTQTISSCSSSSNSSVITVNDNCSNSTENLAQFANKPRSFSLSIEHQRGALINSGSDTRLDEFKPNYIKFHTRNVGMSGIGLWLKSLRLHKYIELFKNMTYEEMLLITEDFLQSVGVTKGASHKLALCIDKLKERANILNRVEQDLLTGQMELSTAVEELTNIVLTPMKPLESPGPPEENIGLRFLKVIDIVTNTLQQDPYAAQDDETLGVLMWILDRSIHNEAFMNHASQLKDLKFKLSKMKISMVPKMHHVKPAGVGPNNGNINKPRWNGKTRKCDPKNGSNDRINNRKNSNDMLNFSLNCLPHPLPHHSQQPPPPLPQFDYNGYGGGPSHQPQYKSSSYPSFMGNPQQQPPPPPPSKAHHHAQQMQQMLQQHNHFPALPQQTPPQSHRRSLNNLILVAGGPQQPQQLIFKPGQGVLTNNGSNDNLGLERNQQPQPQQRKLSGGVSSAEQQPKKTMAAVVMVSNPNQNQDQHDQPQLLINNNNNNSMLNNNLINQQQLQLLAAAAAAVGSGSCLCSNGGGVTGGACVHNLCHQSSKNNNRAVDHCLSQSPLVTLGMSPHVTEYKMNDFKSLEQLETLCRQMTEQAMN from the exons ATGAAGTACGCAACTGGAACTGACAACGCGATGACCTCCGGCATCAGCGGCCAAACCAATAACTCTAACAGTGCATCCAACGAGATGCAGCCAACCACATCAACGCCTACTGCAGTCCACAAGGAGGCCACAGCCACGACAACGGCGACATACGCCAATGGCAATCCCAATCCTAACGCCAATCCCAGCCAGAGTCAGCCGTCCAATGCGCTGTTCTGCGAGCAGGTGACCACAGTGACAAATCTCTTCGAGAAGTGGAACGACTGCGAGCGAACCGTCGTGATGTACGCGCTGCTTAAGCGACTGCGCTACCCGAGCCTCAAGTTTCTACAGTATTCCATCGACAGCAACCTGACCCAGAACCTGGGCACATCGCAGACCAATCTGAGCAGCGTTGTCATTGACATCAATGCCAACAATCCGGTGTACCTGCAGAATCTACTCAACGCCTACAAGACGTTCCAGCCATGTGACCTGCTCGACGCCatgtcctcctcgtcgtccgaCAAGGACTCAATGCCATGCTACGGCAGTGATTTCCAGATCACCACGTCGGCGCAGTGTGACGAGCGTAAGCTGTATGCCCGCAAGGAGGATATTTTGCATGAAGTACTCAACATGCTGCCACTGTTGAAGCCGGGAAATGACGAGGCCAAGCTTATCTACCTGACCCTCATCCCAGTGGCCGTCAAGGACACCATGCAGCAAATTGTGCCCACGGAGCTGGTGCAGCAAATCTTCTCGTACCTACTCATCCATCCGGCGATCACCAGCGAGGACAGACGATCGCTCAACATTTGGCTGCGTCACCTGGAGGACCATATCCAAGCGGCTGCTGCGGGCCTGACAAATCGCAGTTACTTCCTGCAGCCCTCGCCGCAGCTGGTCGCTGGTGGCAGTTCAACAGGCAGTGGCAGCTGTTCCTCTTCGGCGACCAGCTCTTCGACGGCCTCGTGTTCGTCGGTGGCCTCATCCTCGATGTGCCCCGCAAGCGGCAGCCGTTCCTCACGCACCAACGACTGGCAAACAATCGCCCCGCCCAGCAAGcaattgcaaaacaaattggCCGGTGATTGGCGTGGCAGCGGAGGCGGCAGCTCCAGCGGGTCGATTAATCCACTCTGTGATAATCTTAATGGTATTACCCTGAACGAATTAGCTTCTAGTCAGAATAGCCTCGGCCTGTCGCTGGAGGGCAGCTCTTCCCTGGTCAACGGTGTGGTCGCCGGAGCAGGCTCAATGCTGGGAATCGGTGGTGGCGACGATCATGACACGTCATTTAGCAAGAATGGCACGGAGATTATCGATTTTGACCCTGTCACAGCGGACATGGGCGAGGCCTGTAGTCTGGCCAGCAGTAGTCTTTGTGGACGAAACGGAGGAAATCCTTTAGAGGACCGAACACAACCTCCGCCGAATCTTCAGCAGCAGTTGCTTCAGCCTCCTCCCTACGCCTCGATCCTTATGGGAAACGTGGGTGATCAGTTCGGAGAGATCAACCGGTGGAGCCTTGACAGCAAGATTGCAGCACTGAAGACGCGTCGCTCTAACAGCCTCACCACACAAACGATCTCTAGCTGTTCCAGCTCGTCTAACTCATCGGTGATCACGGTCAATGACAACTGCTCCAATTCAACGGAGAACCTGGCACAGTTTGCCAACAAGCCCCGTAGTTTTTCCTTATCGATTGAGCACCAGCGCGGAGCCTTGATTAACAGCGGTTCCGATACTCGGCTGGATGAATTCAAGCCCAATTATATTAAGTTCCACACGCGCAACGTGGGCATGTCGGGTATTGGACTTTGGCTAAAATCCTTGCGTCTGCACAAGTACATCGAGCTGTTCAAGAACATGACCTACGAGGAGATGCTCTTGATCACCGAGGACTTTTTGCAGAGTGTAGGCGTCACCAAAGGCGCATCCCACAAGCTTGCCCTCTGCATCGACAAGTTGAAGGAGCGGGCCAATATTCTTAACAGGGTAGAACAAGATCTGCTTACGGGACAAATGGAGCTGAGCACGGCTGTCGAGGAGCTAACAAACATTGTGCTGACACCAATGAAGCCTCTGGAGTCTCCGGGACCCCCGGAAGAAAACATTGGATTGCGTTTCCTCAAGGTCATTGACATTGTGACCAATACGTTGCAGCAGGATCCGTATGCTGCCCAGGACGACGAGACATTGGGAGTGCTTATGTGGATTCTGGACCGCTCTATCCACAACGAGGCATTCATGAACCATGCCAGTCAACTCAAGGACCTGAAGTTTAAGTTGTCCAAGATGAAGATTTCCATGGTTCCCAAAATGCATCACGTTAAGCCAGCCGGTGTCGGGCCAAATAATGGGAACATTAACAAGCCAAG ATGGAATGGTAAGACTCGCAAATGCGATCCCAAAAATGGCAGCAACGATAGGATTAACAACCGCAAAAACTCCAACGACATGCTGAACTTCTCGCTAAATTGCCTGCCACACCCGCTGCCCCATCATTCGCAGCAGCCTCCGCCGCCTCTGCCACAGTTTGACTACAACGGCTATGGCGGGGGCCCATCCCATCAGCCGCAGTACAAGAGCTCCTCGTACCCAAGCTTCATGGGTAAtccccagcagcagccaccaccaccgccgcccagTAAGGCGCACCATCACGCCCAGCAAATGCAACAGATGCTGCAGCAACACAACCACTTTCCAGCGCTGCCTCAGCAGACGCCACCACAATCGCATCGCCGGTCGCTAAATAATCTTATTCTGGTGGCCGGAGGTCcgcagcaaccgcagcagtTGATCTTCAAGCCCGGTCAGGGTGTACTCACCAATAACGGATCAAACGACAACCTGGGATTGGAACGTaaccagcagccgcagccgcagcagagAAAGCTTAGCGGAGGAGTTTCCAGTGCAGAGCAACAACCAAAGAAGACAATGGCCGCTGTTGTGATGGTTAGTAATCCAAATCAGAATCAGGACCAGCACGATCAGCCCCAGCTCCTgatcaacaacaataataacaacagcaTGCTGaacaacaatttaattaatcagcaacagttgcaactgttggcagcagctgccgccgccgtgGGCAGTGGCAGCTGTCTGTGCTCCAATGGTGGTGGTGTAACTGGTGGTGCCTGTGTCCACAATCTCTGTCACCAAAGcagtaaaaacaacaaccgtGCCGTAGATCATTGCCTGTCACAGTCACCATTGGTCACCCTGGGCATGTCGCCCCATGTCACCGAGTACAAGATGAACGACTTTAAAAGCCTCGAACAGCTGGAGACGTTGTGTCGCCAAATGACTGAACAGGCAATGAACTGA